GCTTCAATGGCATGCTCATTTCTCTTTTATTGCCAACATTTTTTCAATGTCTTTAAAAACTCGATCCTGGGTTTTAGTATTCCCTTGTTTAATGTCTTCCTCACCTTGGGAAATAAGCTTAAGAAGGCCAATAGCTTTACGCATATTGTCGTAGCTTTCAGGGTCCTGAAGTACGCCCCTTGGTTCCCCATTCTGCGTGATAACAATGGGACGACGCGTGTCGTTAATTTGTTTAAGTATATCTGCCGCGTGGGATTTAAGAAAAGATACTGGTTTGATATCGGATGATATATTCATTGAGCCACCTCCTGTCTTAATATGGTACCACATTAAGACTACATGTCAATGAGCGATTCTTTGGTGGTCTCTTGGTCTTCATTTTCTCTCATGATAAAGATTGACAATTTTGGTTGTTTTACTGATATTGAAATAAGGAGGTGCATAATGAATATTTCTTTAACATCTGAGTTGGATGAATGGGTTTTAAATAAAGTTAAATCAGGAATGTATAAATCATCTAGTGAGGTGATTCGGGAGGGGTTGAGACTACTTTTACAACGAGATCTTCAGAAGCAGGCAATGCTTGATGAACTTAGAACTGAATTATTGATTGGTTGTAGACAGTTGGATGCCGGAAAATCGCAAGTTTTTGATGATTCATTGATAAGAACAATCAAAGAGCAGGGGCGGCAAAGATCCGGCTTATGAAAGAACTTACCCTGTTTATTTCTGATCAGGCCATAGAAGATTTAATGGAATTATGGCTTTATGTCGCCAATGATTCACCGCAAAGTGCAGATAAATTTATCGACCATATCCAGCAACAATGCCTTTTGATTTGCTCAACTCCAAAGATAGGCCGTGAAAGGGGCGAACTATTACCTGGACTGAGAAGTCTCCCTGTAAAAAGGTATATCGTTTATTATCGAATCAAGAATGAAGTAATTGAAATTGTCAGAGTTATGAGCGGTTATCGCGATATTGAGCAATTTTAACATTATGTATGTTGGAGGAAGGGGACGTTGTTGATTTATTGATTTAAGCCTGGATTTTTGCAAAATCTGCGTATGCCAAGAAAAGCCAGAATAGATATTCCAGGATTACTGCAACATGTGATCGTCCGAGGTATTGAAAGGCGAAATATTTTCATTCTGGGGTGAGCAGGGCGGTATTGCAGCAGCAATTCCCGAAGTGTTTACAACCCCAATAAAATAAAGGTTTGTTGTTAGTGGCTTCGCAAACTTTGGACATTAAGAATGAGGCACAAGATTCAATAACACT
This genomic window from Pseudomonadota bacterium contains:
- a CDS encoding type II toxin-antitoxin system Phd/YefM family antitoxin, which codes for MNISSDIKPVSFLKSHAADILKQINDTRRPIVITQNGEPRGVLQDPESYDNMRKAIGLLKLISQGEEDIKQGNTKTQDRVFKDIEKMLAIKEK
- a CDS encoding type II toxin-antitoxin system ParD family antitoxin, with the protein product MNISLTSELDEWVLNKVKSGMYKSSSEVIREGLRLLLQRDLQKQAMLDELRTELLIGCRQLDAGKSQVFDDSLIRTIKEQGRQRSGL
- a CDS encoding type II toxin-antitoxin system RelE/ParE family toxin; translated protein: MKELTLFISDQAIEDLMELWLYVANDSPQSADKFIDHIQQQCLLICSTPKIGRERGELLPGLRSLPVKRYIVYYRIKNEVIEIVRVMSGYRDIEQF